One part of the Anopheles coustani chromosome 2, idAnoCousDA_361_x.2, whole genome shotgun sequence genome encodes these proteins:
- the LOC131264986 gene encoding uncharacterized protein LOC131264986 translates to MMCNFRALMVAAGLVLSMTTQGTQGYSSDPHLFENRDGYIIGNYLQATDQDIRDFFWTGSGDGPSALNPFERFPISEDAIIKTATVVATVYIDRNAPRDGYDDLCIFDCPPSVGDHHEHDGDYPSDDGVDFGPGLSIDNVTPTDRRFWLMTVVGGLYGRQDYPMLESKLARLYRVAFARQQALHLGINGSSSNQHNNTLERQSMDSDILWRTKRRVQQQDSGSSRNENVIAREGGWSRGRGRTGHRGRKSALHKRDTGSSVLDGLVERVASDVLPVPPVVEIIGSQSEQSAEGSGGGGEEPLRSPNVDGAVEGEPGPNRTVVRRNQDKDAYSTGRRKVRILIHNTTHLREEDRLSMDDDEADGRDANNNRLKGSPAAAGGGARRRGDGSPDTANPLLNQTEIIYSVFVGGLPVLATTAAEDMKLMSQDEMEHVLGTMVYLKADPYLKEPQATPLIPSTQNGSGNVIALIGQNPSLFVVSCVAALLLLVLCVGLFLLARGKRKHITELKKLESTQALVMPGTISEELNALKTGESGSSRQPSPYARDPSASVSLMAHKPSPTIHFPLPPMTRPTSSSSSYSSDSSVYYPKRKLKHQHHHHHHHHLHPTQQQPLHHELLDEKAVNLSNKLQRQFPPTGAQENVYASVQKPKKEHKRRRKYLGENRVGSFEGGGLAPPPRSPLTTTTASSGSPSDRSYDGRQPALVPALPYGHHPSETLNTDVILKHYLKRKPLVGYGDGHGLPVEALNRDKIRLLEGTVSVDSGSIGSYLSMASVKSFPRCFVPEPLSRVLEPVTMTHLDQSDVYADGMKSTGPDTAGTSQYNTDTEVHLSRTQSDGADPGVVGPIVWQMHKREMDEIASPMRDPVVTRNRFEGLLEGAMQLYTDGPEREEEQKNSIPLPGVIRPVENRGKSAVVVRETSRSSSATIRPVTAAPGRKPGMDKPSEYPPSPGAALGRGGGGGAWGSGTHSPLVRPMSAGPFHSPQGPPALEVTRITAPQSVLQSTDLSTAPLLQNIMQELKRFRNEPQ, encoded by the exons ATGGCTACATCATCGGGAACTACCTGCAAGCCACGGACCAGGACATCCGGGACTTCTTCTGGACCGGATCGGGCGACGGTCCGAGTGCTCTGAACCCGTTCGAGCGATTTCCCATCAGCGAAGATGCCATCATCAAGACGGCGACGGTGGTCGCGACCGTCTACATCGATCGGAATGCGCCCCGCGACGGCTACGACGACCTGTGCATCTTCGACTGTCCACCGTCCGTCGGCGACCACCACGAGCACGATGGAGACTACCCGTCCGACGATGGCGTGGATTTCGGGCCCGGCCTGTCCATCGATAACGTCACGCCGACGGATCGACGCTTCTGGCTGATGACGGTCGTGGGCGGGCTGTACGGGCGGCAGGACTATCCGATGCTCGAGAGCAAGCTGGCCCGACTGTATCGCGTTGCATTCGCCAG ACAACAGGCATTACATCTCGGCATCAacggaagcagcagcaaccagcACAACAATACACTCGAGAGGCAATCGATGGACTCGGATATTTTGTGGCGTACCAAGCGTCGGGTTCAGCAGCAGGATTCTGGAAGCTCgcggaatgaaaatgtcatCGCACGGGAAGGCGGGTGGAGCCGTGGCCGGGGACGCACCGGACACCGGGGACGGAAAAGCGCACTCCACAAAAGAGACACCGGTAGCTCGGTACTCGACGGTTTGGTGGAGCGAGTCGCCAGCGACGTCCTGCCGGTGCCGCCCGTCGTGGAAATCATCGGAAGTCAAAGTGAACAGTCGGCGGAGGGCAGCGGGGGCGGTGGCGAGGAACCGTTACG CTCGCCGAACGTCGACGGCGCGGTGGAGGGCGAACCGGGCCCGAACCGGACGGTGGTTAGGCGCAACCAGGACAAGGATGCATACTCGACCGGGCGGCGGAAAGTGCGGATCCTGATACACAATACCACCCACTTGCGGGAGGAGGATCGATTGTCGATGGATGACGACGAGGCCGATGGTCGGGACGCAAACAACAATCGGCTGAAGGGTTCGCCGGCCGCAGCGGGCGGAGGTGCGAGGAGGCGAGGCGACGGCAGCCCGGACACGGCAAA CCCGTTGCTGAATCAGACCGAGATAATCTACTCAGTGTTCGTGGGCGGTCTGCCGGTGCTGGCCACGACCGCAGCCGAGGACATGAAGCTGATGTCGCAGGACGAGATGGAGCACGTGCTAGGGACGATGGTTTACCTCAAGGCCGACC CGTACTTGAAGGAACCGCAGGCGACGCCACTGATTCCGTCGACGCAGAATGGCAGCGGGAATGTGATAGCGTTGATCGGCCAGAACCCCAGCCTGTTCGTGGTGTCCTGTGTGGCCGCCCTGCTCCTGTTGGTGCTCTGCGTGGGGCTGTTCCTGTTGGCGCGTGGTAAACGGAAGCACATCACCGAGCTGAAGAA GCTGGAGTCCACCCAGGCGCTCGTGATGCCGGGCACGATTAGCGAGGAGTTGAACGCGCTCAAGACGGGCGAGAGTGGTAGCAGCCGGCAGCCTTCGCCGTACGCCCGCGACCCGTCCGCCTCGGTGAGCCTGATGGCGCACAAACCCTCGCCGACGATCCACTTTCCGCTGCCTCCGATGACGCGGCCCACCTCATCGTCCTCGAGCTATTCGTCCGACTCCTCCGTGTACTATCCGAAGCGCAAACTGAAgcaccagcatcatcatcatcaccatcaccaccttcATCCGACCCAGCAGCAACCGTTGCACCACGAGCTGCTGGACGAGAAGGCGGTCAATCTGAGCAACAAACTGCAGCGACAGTTCCCGCCGACGGGCGCTCAAGAGAATGTGTACGCCTCGGTGCAGAAGCCAAAGAAGGAGCACAAGCGGCGCCGGAAGTACCTGGGCGAGAATCGCGTCGGATCGTTCGAGGGCGGTGGGTTGGCACCGCCTCCGAGGAGTCCGCTTACGACCACCACCGCCAGTAGCGGCAGTCCGAGTGACCGCTCGTACGATGGCCGCCAGCCGGCGTTGGTGCCGGCGCTCCCGTACGGCCATCATCCTAGCGAGACGCTCAACACCGACGTCATCCTGAAGCACTACCTGAAGCGAAAGCCGCTGGTGGGGTACGGCGATGGCCATGGCTTGCCGGTGGAGGCACTCAACCGGGACAAGATCCGACTGCTGGAGGGGACCGTGTCGGTAGACTCCGGGAGCATTGGGTCGTACCTGAGCATGGCGTCGGTGAAAAGTTTCCCCAG ATGCTTCGTACCGGAACCGCTGAGTCGTGTGCTGGAACCGGTTACCATGACCCACCTAGATCAGTCGGACGTGTACGCCGACGGGATGAAGTCCACCGGGCCCGATACGGCCGGCACTAGTCAATACAATACCGACACGGAGGTGCACCTGTCGCGGACGCAGAGCGACGGTGCCGATCCGGGCGTCGTCGGTCCCATCGTGTGGCAGATGCACAAGCGGGAAATGGATG AGATCGCTAGTCCCATGCGGGATCCCGTCGTCACGAGGAACCGCTTCGAGGGATTGCTCGAGGGCGCAATGCAACTGTACACCGACGGGCCGGAGCGGGAAGAGGAGCAGAAGAACTCCATCCCACTGCCGGGAGTCATCaggccggtggaaaaccgaGGAAAATCAGCTGTCGTTGTAAG AGAAACATCGCGCTCCTCCTCGGCAACCATCCGCCCGGTGACGGCCGCCCCGGGTCGTAAACCGGGGATGGACAAACCGTCCGAATACCCTCCATCACCCGGGGCCGCCCTTGgacgtggtggtggcggcggtgccTGGGGCAGTGGCACTCACTCTCCCCTGGTGCGCCCGATGAGTGCCGGACCGTTCCACAGCCCTCAGGGACCTCCGGCCCTGGAGGTGACGCGCATTACGGCCCCCCAGAGCGTCCTGCAGTCGACCGACCTCTCCACGGCGCCCCTTCTGCAGAACATCATGCAGGAACTGAAGCGTTTTCGCAACGAGCCGCAATAG